From the genome of Abditibacteriaceae bacterium, one region includes:
- a CDS encoding NUDIX domain-containing protein gives MKHEQTHELIARGVFIENGAILVNHGRNAKTGERYFALPGGHIDAGEDSRTAVVRECQEELQVDVSCGDLVFVSESVYPGRHDNDARRHEIVLYFEAQLQSALHETDGQISSPESDKEFRWLPLAELPDANLKPQAFKEFLLGAKARYGFRDDT, from the coding sequence ATGAAACACGAACAAACACACGAACTGATCGCGCGCGGCGTGTTCATCGAGAATGGCGCGATTCTGGTGAATCACGGACGCAACGCCAAAACCGGCGAGCGCTATTTTGCGCTTCCCGGCGGCCATATCGACGCCGGCGAAGATTCGCGCACTGCCGTCGTGCGCGAATGTCAGGAAGAATTGCAAGTCGATGTTTCGTGCGGCGATTTGGTGTTCGTATCGGAAAGCGTTTATCCGGGCCGCCACGATAACGACGCGCGCCGTCACGAAATCGTGTTGTACTTCGAGGCGCAGTTGCAAAGCGCCCTGCACGAAACCGACGGCCAAATTTCTTCCCCTGAAAGCGACAAGGAATTTCGGTGGCTTCCCCTCGCCGAATTGCCCGACGCCAATCTGAAACCTCAGGCATTCAAAGAATTTCTGCTGGGCGCAAAAGCTCGCTACGGATTCCGCGATGACACCTGA
- a CDS encoding glutamate--cysteine ligase, translating to MSTVENDRTSGKGLSENRWTIGVEEEFQIVDRATRALLPHGARIVADAQHAVGEAAQHELFLAQIETGTPICRTLGDVREQLIRLRRAVIEAAQSDGGEIAAAGTHPFSLVDEQPIAPKARYLGLADLYQQLTREHLICGCHVHVGVNDRELAIQIMNRARGWLAPLIALAANSPYWEGEETGYASFRTEVWRRWPMAGSPHPFRNRAEYETLTRTLVETGAIADETRIYWDIRPADRFETLEFRATDVCLTVDEAVMIAGLCRSLARKLAADVEQDAQREAVYIAVRPELLRAAEWGAARYGLEENLIDVHAGRAVPAAENVETLLQFLRDDLEDYGDWDEVSTLVREVLVRGNGAQRQRMALEKRGEWSDVVDLVVAETARGL from the coding sequence ATGAGTACAGTCGAAAACGACCGTACTTCAGGAAAAGGCTTGAGCGAAAATCGCTGGACAATCGGTGTCGAAGAAGAATTTCAAATCGTTGATCGTGCGACGCGTGCTTTGTTACCGCACGGCGCGCGCATCGTTGCCGACGCGCAACACGCAGTCGGTGAGGCGGCGCAGCACGAACTGTTTCTGGCGCAAATCGAAACCGGCACGCCGATTTGCCGCACTCTCGGCGATGTGCGCGAGCAACTGATTCGCTTGCGGCGCGCGGTAATTGAAGCCGCCCAAAGCGATGGAGGCGAAATCGCCGCAGCGGGGACGCATCCGTTTTCTCTTGTTGATGAGCAGCCGATTGCACCGAAAGCGCGCTATCTTGGCCTTGCCGATTTGTATCAGCAACTGACACGCGAGCATCTCATTTGCGGTTGCCATGTCCACGTCGGCGTCAACGACCGCGAACTGGCAATCCAGATTATGAATCGCGCGCGTGGTTGGCTTGCACCGCTGATTGCGCTTGCGGCGAATTCGCCCTACTGGGAAGGGGAAGAAACCGGCTATGCCAGTTTTCGCACCGAGGTGTGGCGTCGCTGGCCGATGGCAGGCAGCCCGCATCCGTTTCGCAATCGCGCCGAATACGAAACGCTCACGCGCACGTTGGTCGAGACCGGCGCGATTGCCGATGAAACGCGCATTTACTGGGACATTCGGCCCGCTGACCGCTTTGAGACACTCGAATTTCGCGCCACTGATGTTTGCCTTACGGTCGATGAAGCCGTGATGATTGCCGGATTGTGTCGCAGCCTTGCGCGCAAGCTGGCCGCTGATGTGGAGCAAGACGCACAACGCGAGGCGGTTTACATTGCAGTGCGGCCCGAACTGTTGCGCGCGGCAGAGTGGGGCGCTGCACGCTATGGATTGGAAGAGAATTTAATCGATGTTCACGCGGGCCGCGCAGTGCCCGCAGCCGAAAATGTCGAGACGCTTTTGCAGTTCCTGCGCGACGACTTGGAAGACTACGGCGACTGGGACGAAGTTTCAACTCTGGTGCGGGAAGTTCTCGTGCGCGGCAACGGCGCACAGCGTCAACGCATGGCTCTTGAAAAGCGTGGAGAATGGAGTGATGTCGTCGATTTGGTTGTTGCTGAAACGGCGCGCGGACTTTGA
- a CDS encoding alpha-L-fucosidase, protein MSATPLQPFGPVPSARQLKWHATEIYGFIHFCINTFTDKEWGFGDESPALFNPTAFDADQIVGTAARAGLKGLVLTCKHHDGFCLWPSEYTEHSVKNSPWKNGEGDMVREFSHACAHFGLKFGVYLSPWDRNHAEYGRPEYLTYYRNQLRELLTNYGPIFEVWFDGANGGDGYYGGANETRSIDNVTYYDWENTWSIVRELQPEACMFSDGGPDVRWVGNEDGYAGEPCWATINATDLWPGHAIQSHLNRGDRHGTHWLPAEVDVSIRPGWFYHEREDNAVRSVQNLLKIYFESLGRGANLILNLPPDRRGLIHEVDVRVLQEWSEILTATFSTNLARGATITASHTRDQSVQFAPASVLDNSRDTFWTTDDAMTTPELIVDLGKVTTFNVVRLREYLPLGLRVDSIALDFWQNEAWEQFAAATGIGNQRLIRTDNITTSKVRLRITASEASPALSEFGLFLMPTRVAEPEISRSREGMVTITAEDCGALIRYSIDGSEPHESSDIYEQPFALLQGGTVKARAFLPEQQKQSSITTTTFTHSKTQWRIVSVSSETEKNLAENVIDENPNSLWISTPAKSSTTVAEVVVDMGETLTLQGFSCLPRQDRSSDGTPDQYAFGVSDDAQSWDEAVVSGEFSNIKSNRVLQSVNFAAPATGRYFRFSVLRTVDKAGFAAIAELGVVV, encoded by the coding sequence ATGTCTGCGACCCCTTTGCAACCGTTCGGCCCCGTCCCCAGCGCCCGCCAATTAAAGTGGCATGCAACCGAAATCTACGGTTTTATTCATTTTTGCATCAACACCTTTACCGATAAGGAGTGGGGCTTCGGCGATGAATCGCCCGCGCTTTTCAACCCCACCGCGTTTGATGCCGATCAAATTGTCGGTACAGCAGCCAGAGCCGGCTTGAAAGGTCTCGTCCTGACATGCAAGCATCACGACGGGTTTTGTTTATGGCCTTCGGAATACACCGAGCACAGTGTTAAAAACAGTCCGTGGAAAAACGGCGAAGGCGATATGGTTCGCGAGTTCTCGCATGCCTGTGCGCACTTTGGTTTGAAATTCGGTGTTTACCTTTCGCCATGGGACCGCAATCACGCCGAGTATGGACGTCCTGAATATCTGACCTACTACCGTAACCAACTTCGAGAGCTATTGACGAACTACGGCCCAATTTTCGAAGTCTGGTTCGATGGTGCCAACGGCGGCGATGGTTATTACGGCGGCGCTAACGAAACACGTTCCATTGACAACGTAACCTATTACGACTGGGAAAATACCTGGAGCATTGTGCGCGAGTTGCAACCTGAGGCGTGCATGTTCAGCGATGGCGGCCCGGATGTTCGCTGGGTTGGAAACGAAGACGGATACGCGGGTGAGCCGTGTTGGGCCACAATCAATGCGACAGACTTGTGGCCAGGGCATGCGATTCAAAGCCATTTGAATCGTGGCGACCGTCATGGCACGCATTGGCTTCCCGCCGAGGTTGATGTTTCGATTCGCCCAGGCTGGTTTTATCACGAGCGGGAGGATAACGCCGTGAGGTCGGTTCAGAACCTTCTGAAGATCTATTTCGAATCTTTAGGTCGTGGCGCAAACCTTATTTTGAATCTTCCTCCTGACAGGCGCGGGCTTATCCACGAGGTTGATGTCCGTGTGCTGCAGGAATGGAGTGAGATTCTAACAGCCACGTTTTCTACGAACCTCGCACGAGGCGCGACTATAACCGCGAGTCATACACGCGACCAAAGTGTGCAGTTCGCGCCAGCCTCGGTTTTGGATAACAGCCGCGATACCTTCTGGACCACGGATGACGCAATGACCACCCCGGAACTGATTGTTGATTTAGGTAAAGTAACAACCTTTAATGTCGTCCGGCTGCGGGAGTATTTACCGCTGGGCCTTCGTGTTGATAGCATCGCTTTGGATTTCTGGCAGAACGAGGCATGGGAACAGTTTGCAGCGGCCACCGGAATCGGCAACCAGCGTTTGATTCGAACCGATAACATCACGACATCGAAAGTCCGGCTGCGAATTACCGCATCAGAGGCTTCTCCAGCCCTATCGGAATTTGGCTTGTTTCTCATGCCAACTCGCGTGGCCGAGCCTGAGATTTCACGCAGCCGCGAGGGGATGGTAACGATTACCGCCGAAGATTGCGGGGCATTGATTCGTTATTCCATCGATGGCAGCGAACCACACGAAAGTTCAGACATCTACGAGCAACCCTTCGCTTTGCTGCAGGGAGGCACTGTCAAAGCACGCGCCTTTTTGCCGGAACAGCAAAAGCAAAGCAGCATCACAACCACAACCTTTACGCATTCCAAAACGCAGTGGAGAATCGTAAGCGTGAGTTCGGAGACAGAGAAGAATCTCGCCGAGAATGTCATCGATGAGAACCCGAACTCGCTATGGATATCGACACCGGCGAAGAGTTCAACGACCGTCGCCGAGGTTGTGGTGGATATGGGCGAAACGCTGACCCTTCAGGGCTTTTCTTGCCTGCCGCGACAGGATCGCTCGTCTGATGGCACACCCGACCAATATGCGTTTGGCGTCAGCGACGACGCGCAGAGTTGGGACGAAGCCGTGGTGAGTGGCGAGTTTTCTAATATCAAATCGAATCGCGTGCTTCAAAGCGTGAACTTCGCGGCACCAGCAACGGGACGCTACTTCCGTTTCTCTGTTTTGCGCACCGTTGATAAAGCAGGGTTCGCGGCTATCGCAGAACTGGGCGTCGTGGTTTGA
- a CDS encoding glycosyltransferase family 2 protein — protein sequence MTSSFLPPGLSVVVPVFNSAAMLPVLLERLIPVLANLMCDCEVVLVNDGSLDDSWRVIEELQKKHDCVRGLDLIRNFGQHNALLCGVRAARFETTVTLDDDLQNPPEEIPTLLARLNEGYDVVYGAPRQEQHGLRRDIASIVTKWVLQSVISSSVARRASSFRAFRTSLRDAFASYNAIHPSMLFFLFRAPDAARCHLSFAFWRHVSVYADWKAGQTCLTPETARRWWDRWSNDNPVEAGRRQPRSLRARGINYIVTPRADAQNAGERVYSNATFAVYRVAD from the coding sequence ATGACCTCTTCTTTCCTTCCGCCCGGCCTTTCTGTTGTGGTGCCAGTGTTCAACAGCGCTGCCATGCTGCCTGTTCTTTTAGAGCGACTGATTCCGGTTTTGGCGAACCTCATGTGCGATTGCGAAGTTGTTCTCGTCAATGACGGCAGCCTCGATGACAGTTGGCGCGTCATCGAGGAACTGCAGAAAAAGCACGACTGCGTCCGAGGGTTGGATTTAATCCGCAATTTCGGCCAGCACAACGCGCTGCTCTGCGGCGTACGCGCAGCGCGTTTCGAGACCACCGTAACGCTCGACGACGATCTGCAAAATCCACCGGAAGAAATTCCAACGCTCCTTGCCCGCTTGAACGAAGGTTACGATGTTGTTTACGGCGCCCCGCGCCAGGAGCAGCATGGCTTGCGGCGCGACATCGCTTCAATTGTTACGAAATGGGTTTTGCAGTCGGTGATAAGTAGTTCGGTCGCGCGGCGCGCCAGCTCCTTCCGCGCCTTTCGCACTTCGCTGCGTGATGCATTCGCTTCTTATAACGCAATACATCCGTCGATGCTCTTTTTTCTTTTCCGGGCGCCGGACGCAGCCAGGTGCCATCTGTCTTTCGCGTTCTGGCGACACGTATCGGTTTACGCCGATTGGAAAGCCGGACAAACTTGCTTAACTCCCGAAACTGCACGCCGCTGGTGGGATCGGTGGAGCAACGACAACCCTGTAGAAGCGGGCCGCAGGCAACCCCGGTCGCTCCGCGCGCGTGGAATCAACTACATCGTAACGCCACGAGCCGATGCGCAGAACGCCGGTGAACGCGTTTATTCAAATGCAACCTTTGCGGTCTATCGCGTTGCCGATTGA
- a CDS encoding CofH family radical SAM protein: MSNIWRRAIEDANLGDIHDKVLGEERLSFDDGLRLYASDKLNVLGYLANIVRERKNGNVAYWVRNQHINYTNVCNKGCLFCSFYAKPKGDDRAYTMTPEDAAQKVANYGDVPISEIHVVGGVNPKLPYSYYLELLRAIKAARPDAHIKAFTMVEMDQIVRCSKKSADEVFQDLKACGLDALPGGGAEVMSERVHEDLFAAKPNADRWLELAAAAHRCGLKTNATLLYGHVEQTPEKVEHFIRLREQQDESLANTDGGFLTFIPLSWHPEKTALEHIAPPTGVEDLREIAVARLMLDNFPHIKTFWIMNTAPVSQSALWFGADDVDGTIMEYEIIRDPQRDRKQVLSSRDLVEMIVEAGREPVERDPLYNVLSRGLENVSSVESLLSNRFANRGHNTQNLDIMARAEVVTAAQNQKHRVTEEMLDVK; encoded by the coding sequence ATGAGCAACATTTGGCGGCGCGCCATCGAAGACGCGAATCTGGGCGACATTCACGATAAAGTGCTGGGCGAAGAACGCTTGAGTTTCGACGACGGCTTGCGGTTGTACGCCAGCGACAAGCTCAATGTATTGGGTTATCTCGCCAACATCGTCCGCGAACGCAAAAACGGCAACGTTGCCTATTGGGTGCGAAATCAGCACATCAATTACACCAATGTGTGTAACAAGGGCTGCCTGTTTTGCTCGTTTTACGCGAAGCCCAAAGGCGACGACCGCGCTTACACCATGACGCCCGAAGACGCCGCGCAGAAAGTCGCCAACTACGGCGATGTGCCGATTTCCGAAATTCACGTTGTTGGCGGCGTGAACCCGAAGCTGCCTTACAGTTATTACCTCGAATTGTTGCGTGCGATTAAAGCAGCGCGGCCCGACGCGCACATCAAAGCGTTCACGATGGTCGAGATGGACCAAATCGTGCGTTGCTCCAAGAAAAGCGCCGACGAAGTTTTTCAAGACCTCAAAGCGTGCGGGCTGGACGCGCTTCCCGGCGGCGGCGCCGAAGTCATGAGCGAGCGCGTTCACGAAGACCTGTTCGCCGCCAAGCCCAACGCCGACCGCTGGCTTGAACTCGCCGCTGCCGCGCATCGCTGCGGACTCAAAACCAACGCGACACTGCTTTACGGCCACGTCGAGCAAACGCCGGAAAAGGTGGAGCACTTCATTCGCTTGCGCGAACAGCAAGACGAAAGCCTCGCCAATACCGACGGCGGCTTCCTGACTTTTATTCCGCTTTCGTGGCATCCCGAAAAGACAGCGCTCGAACACATTGCGCCGCCAACGGGCGTCGAAGATTTGCGCGAAATCGCCGTCGCGCGTTTGATGCTCGATAACTTCCCACACATCAAAACCTTCTGGATTATGAACACCGCGCCGGTTTCGCAAAGTGCGCTGTGGTTCGGTGCCGACGATGTGGACGGAACGATTATGGAATACGAAATCATCCGCGACCCGCAGCGCGACCGCAAGCAAGTGCTCTCGTCGCGCGATTTAGTCGAAATGATTGTCGAAGCCGGACGCGAACCGGTCGAGCGCGACCCGCTTTACAATGTCTTGTCACGCGGGCTGGAAAATGTGTCAAGCGTGGAAAGCCTGCTGTCGAATCGCTTTGCGAATCGCGGCCACAACACGCAGAACCTCGATATTATGGCTCGCGCCGAAGTTGTCACAGCCGCCCAAAACCAGAAGCATCGCGTGACCGAAGAAATGTTGGATGTGAAATGA
- a CDS encoding 4a-hydroxytetrahydrobiopterin dehydratase, with amino-acid sequence MKLEQKQIDTALQSLDGWTQYNDEIGKTFLFADFGDAMVFVNRVAELAQEANHHPDIDIRYNSVKLALSTHSEGGLTKKDINLARQIEEF; translated from the coding sequence ATGAAACTGGAGCAAAAACAAATTGATACAGCGCTGCAATCGCTTGACGGTTGGACGCAATACAACGACGAAATCGGTAAAACATTTCTGTTCGCCGATTTCGGTGATGCCATGGTATTCGTTAATCGCGTTGCCGAATTGGCTCAGGAAGCGAATCATCATCCAGACATCGATATTCGTTATAACAGTGTGAAACTCGCGCTTTCGACCCACAGCGAAGGCGGGCTGACCAAGAAAGATATAAATCTCGCCCGACAGATCGAGGAATTTTAA
- a CDS encoding zinc-binding dehydrogenase, with product MTTQKIVFTAPNIVELLEEEVAPPQAHEFLVRAEVSLVSTGTELIILGGNFEPNSHWANWVRYPMHPGYNMVGTVEHVGSDAPFQVGDRVATRTSHRSLGKGDARTVKVPDDVSSDNAAWFGMANIAQNGVRRAEHRLGDAVVIIGAGLLGQLVTQYVRLQGAREIIVIDPAPARLQMAREHGATQTLDLAVQDARDAVFDWTQGRGADVVYDVTGHPAVLSAALPLARKFGTLLLLGDSAHPGEQRLTQDVITRAVRIIGAHDSNPPEAASDRDPWSHITMSELFFTYLQRGQMRVADMETHRFKPHAAPAAYAQLQHDRSTAMGVLFDWR from the coding sequence ATGACTACACAGAAGATCGTCTTTACAGCTCCCAACATTGTTGAACTGCTCGAAGAAGAAGTCGCACCTCCGCAAGCGCATGAGTTTCTTGTGCGTGCGGAGGTTTCTCTAGTTTCGACCGGCACCGAACTCATCATTCTGGGCGGTAACTTCGAGCCGAATTCGCACTGGGCGAACTGGGTTCGTTATCCGATGCATCCCGGTTACAACATGGTGGGAACGGTGGAACACGTTGGCAGCGATGCGCCATTTCAAGTTGGTGACCGTGTGGCGACGCGCACGTCGCATCGTTCGCTGGGCAAAGGCGACGCGCGCACAGTCAAGGTACCCGATGACGTTTCGAGCGACAACGCTGCATGGTTCGGCATGGCGAATATCGCGCAAAATGGCGTGCGTCGCGCGGAACATCGACTAGGTGATGCCGTTGTCATCATTGGGGCGGGCTTGTTGGGTCAACTTGTCACGCAGTATGTCCGGCTGCAAGGCGCACGCGAAATTATCGTCATCGATCCGGCTCCGGCCCGTTTGCAAATGGCACGTGAACACGGCGCAACCCAAACGCTCGACCTTGCGGTGCAAGACGCACGCGACGCCGTCTTCGATTGGACACAGGGACGCGGAGCCGACGTCGTTTACGATGTGACCGGACATCCGGCGGTCTTGTCGGCAGCGTTGCCACTGGCGCGCAAATTCGGCACCTTGCTCCTGCTGGGCGATTCTGCACATCCGGGCGAACAGCGCCTCACGCAGGACGTGATTACGCGGGCTGTCCGCATTATCGGAGCACACGATTCTAACCCGCCCGAAGCTGCCAGCGACCGCGACCCATGGAGCCACATCACCATGAGCGAACTATTTTTTACTTATCTCCAGCGCGGTCAAATGCGCGTCGCCGATATGGAAACGCATCGTTTTAAGCCCCATGCAGCACCTGCCGCCTACGCGCAACTGCAACACGACCGTAGCACCGCGATGGGTGTTCTCTTCGACTGGCGCTGA
- a CDS encoding ABC transporter ATP-binding protein encodes MTPETPEVRSNPALPSLPLISLRGVTKSYSVEGRAVEALRGVDLDVARGTFLSVVGRSGCGKSTLLGILGGLDAPTAGEVRVEGADIARATDAVLTKYRRETVGIVFQFFNLMPLLSVLENAALPALLAGKNRRETEARAEELVNQVGLSHRLHQQASLLSGGEMQRVAVARALINNPPLILADEPTGNLDSASAEAVLGALRDLTTTGKTVVMVTHSREAAELADTSREMRDGRFID; translated from the coding sequence ATGACACCTGAAACACCGGAGGTACGGTCGAATCCGGCTTTACCTTCTTTACCTTTGATTTCGCTGCGTGGAGTCACGAAAAGCTACAGCGTTGAAGGCCGCGCGGTTGAAGCGTTGCGCGGCGTCGATTTGGATGTCGCGCGGGGCACGTTTCTTTCGGTTGTCGGGCGCAGCGGCTGTGGCAAATCGACATTACTTGGAATTCTGGGCGGACTGGATGCGCCAACCGCAGGAGAAGTCCGTGTTGAAGGAGCCGACATCGCCCGCGCCACCGATGCCGTGCTGACAAAGTATCGGCGCGAAACAGTCGGCATCGTATTCCAGTTCTTCAACCTGATGCCGCTTCTTTCGGTCTTGGAAAATGCGGCACTGCCCGCATTGCTCGCTGGAAAGAATCGACGCGAAACCGAAGCCCGTGCCGAAGAACTGGTGAATCAAGTAGGGCTTTCGCATCGCTTGCATCAACAAGCTTCCCTGCTGTCGGGCGGCGAAATGCAACGTGTCGCCGTGGCACGCGCGCTCATCAACAACCCGCCGCTGATTCTCGCCGATGAACCTACGGGTAACCTCGATTCGGCGTCAGCAGAAGCGGTTTTAGGAGCGTTGCGCGACCTAACTACCACTGGCAAAACCGTCGTGATGGTGACGCACTCGCGCGAAGCCGCCGAGCTCGCCGACACCTCGCGCGAAATGCGTGACGGGCGTTTTATTGACTGA
- a CDS encoding O-acetyl-ADP-ribose deacetylase, translating to MKINNATLELVQGDITTQDVDAIVNAANCGLAGGGGVDGAIHRAGGAAVMEECRALRGCPTGEARITGGGNLRARYVIHAVGPIYNNGVSGEAEKLTKAYRNSLKLAAENGVKSIAFPSLSTGAYRYPVTLAAKVALQEVARFLQAENSSIELVRFVLFDSKTYDAYNTALNALTVTL from the coding sequence ATGAAAATCAACAACGCAACGCTTGAATTAGTGCAAGGCGACATTACGACGCAGGATGTCGATGCAATTGTCAACGCGGCGAATTGCGGGTTGGCTGGCGGCGGTGGTGTTGATGGTGCGATTCATCGTGCCGGTGGGGCGGCGGTGATGGAAGAGTGCCGCGCCCTGAGAGGCTGTCCGACAGGGGAAGCGCGCATTACAGGCGGCGGCAATCTCCGCGCACGTTATGTCATTCACGCGGTTGGACCCATTTATAACAATGGCGTATCAGGTGAAGCCGAAAAGCTAACGAAGGCTTATCGGAACAGTCTGAAACTGGCTGCTGAAAACGGCGTGAAAAGCATCGCGTTTCCATCGCTTTCGACTGGCGCGTATCGCTATCCGGTGACGCTGGCCGCAAAGGTTGCGCTGCAGGAAGTCGCGCGTTTTCTGCAGGCAGAAAATTCTTCAATTGAACTCGTTCGTTTCGTGCTCTTCGATAGCAAGACGTACGATGCTTATAATACGGCGTTAAATGCGCTGACGGTTACGTTATGA
- the xylB gene encoding xylulokinase has protein sequence MAYLLGIDIGTSGTKVLAIDETGKVAASASREYPLLTPRPQWAEQHATDWWDATCQCCQEITQSISPDAIAGIGLSGQMHGLVMLDANHQVLRPAILWCDQRTQAQCDYITDTVGLETLVAETCNPVLTGFTAPKIIWARDNEPEIYDRARMHLLPKDYIRFQLTGEFATEVSDASGTSLLNVPERRWSDVVLQKLQIDKSHLPRVYESYEVSGTVSAAGAAATGLRAGTPVVGGGGDQAAGAVGNGIVQSGIISVASGTSGVVFAFADVPTVDPALRVHTFCHAVPNKWHVMGVMLSAGGSLRWYRDTLAQSEKDIAAQMGTDPYDLITQQAATVPAGSEGLVFLPYLSGERTPHPDPLARGAYIGLTLRHTRAHLARAVMEGVSFGLRDSLEILRSMNVSIGNVRANGGGARSDVWRQIQADVFGVPLSTIGIDEGPALGAALLAGVGSNVYSSVEEACSTAVKVTGTTPVNAENSALLNKQYEVYRALYPALKSSFAALGELV, from the coding sequence ATGGCTTATCTTCTGGGAATCGACATTGGCACAAGCGGCACCAAAGTGCTGGCAATTGATGAAACCGGCAAAGTGGCGGCAAGCGCCTCCCGCGAATATCCCCTTCTCACACCACGCCCGCAGTGGGCCGAACAGCACGCCACCGATTGGTGGGACGCGACCTGTCAGTGCTGCCAGGAAATCACGCAGTCGATTTCGCCCGATGCGATTGCCGGAATCGGCTTATCGGGGCAGATGCACGGTCTGGTCATGCTCGATGCAAACCATCAGGTTTTGCGGCCCGCGATTTTGTGGTGCGATCAGCGCACACAAGCGCAATGCGACTACATCACCGACACGGTTGGATTGGAAACACTTGTCGCCGAAACCTGCAATCCGGTTCTGACAGGCTTCACCGCGCCGAAAATCATCTGGGCACGCGACAATGAACCCGAAATTTACGACCGCGCGCGGATGCACCTGCTGCCCAAAGATTACATTCGTTTCCAATTGACGGGCGAGTTCGCCACCGAAGTTTCCGATGCCTCGGGCACTTCGCTCCTCAATGTTCCAGAGCGCCGCTGGAGCGATGTTGTTTTGCAAAAACTGCAAATCGACAAATCGCATTTGCCGCGTGTCTACGAAAGCTACGAAGTATCGGGAACCGTTTCGGCAGCGGGCGCAGCGGCCACGGGCTTGCGCGCCGGAACTCCGGTTGTCGGCGGCGGCGGCGATCAGGCAGCGGGTGCGGTGGGCAACGGCATCGTGCAAAGCGGCATTATTTCGGTCGCCTCGGGCACAAGTGGCGTTGTCTTCGCCTTCGCCGATGTGCCCACGGTTGATCCGGCGTTGCGTGTTCACACGTTTTGCCACGCTGTGCCGAACAAGTGGCACGTTATGGGCGTGATGCTTTCGGCGGGCGGCAGCTTGCGCTGGTACCGCGATACGCTGGCGCAAAGTGAAAAAGACATTGCCGCGCAGATGGGCACCGACCCTTACGACCTCATTACGCAGCAGGCCGCTACGGTTCCGGCGGGCAGCGAAGGTTTGGTTTTCCTTCCTTATCTTTCGGGTGAACGCACGCCGCATCCCGACCCGCTGGCACGCGGCGCTTACATCGGTTTGACGCTGCGTCACACGCGCGCTCATCTCGCACGCGCCGTCATGGAAGGCGTTTCGTTCGGCCTGCGGGACAGTCTGGAAATTTTGCGTAGCATGAACGTTTCGATTGGTAATGTACGCGCAAACGGTGGCGGCGCACGCAGTGACGTGTGGCGTCAGATTCAGGCCGATGTGTTCGGTGTTCCACTTTCGACAATTGGCATCGACGAAGGCCCGGCGTTGGGCGCGGCGTTGCTCGCCGGTGTTGGTTCCAACGTTTATTCGAGCGTCGAAGAAGCGTGCAGCACAGCTGTGAAAGTCACCGGAACAACGCCGGTGAACGCCGAAAATTCGGCATTGCTGAACAAGCAGTACGAAGTGTATCGTGCTCTTTATCCGGCGCTCAAAAGTTCGTTTGCGGCACTGGGCGAACTGGTCTAA